CTGTCGGAGGGGATCCGGGTGCGCTCCATCGTCGGCCGCTTCCTGGAGCACTCGCGGGTCATCGCCTTCTGCAACGGCGGCGAGCCGGAGTGGTGGATCGGCAGCGCCGACCTCATGCACCGCAACCTCGACCGCCGGGTGGAGGTGCTCCTGCGGGTGTGCGACGAGACCGCCCAGCGGGAGTTGCAGGGGGTGTTCGACGCCGCGATGGCGCCCGGCGTGCGGTGCTGGGAGCTGGGGCCCGACGGCGCCTGGGTCCGCGGCGGTGAGCGCGACTACCAGGCCGGGCTCACGGCGGCGGTGACCGAGCATGCCGGCTGAGCGGACGCGCGGCGTCGTCGCGGCGGCCGGCGGCGCGGTCTGGCGGACGGCGCCCGACGGCGGCCTGGAGACCGTCCTCGTGCACCGCGAGCGCTACGACGACTGGTCACTGCCGAAGGGCAAGCTCGACGCCGGGGAGAACGCCCTGGCCGCCGCCGTCCGCGAGGTGCGGGAGGAGACCGGGCTCGACGTCGTCGCCGGCCGGCGCAGCGTGCGCACCCGGTACGCGGTAGCCGAGGGCGCCAAGCACGTCGACTACTGGCTGATGCAGGCCGTGGGCAGCGAGGAGCCGTTCGCGGCCAACGCCGAGGTCGACGAGCTGCGCTGGCTGCCGGTCGCCGACGCCGCGGAGCTGGCCACCCACGAGCACGACCGCACGGTGCTCGCCGACCTGGCGCGCACCGACGTCCCGCGCGCGCCGACGCTGCTGCTCGTGCGGCACGCCAAGGCCGGCAGCCGCAGCGACTGGGACGGCCCCGACGACGAGCGGCCGCTGGACGCGCAGGGCCGGCGGCAGGCGCAGCAGCTGGCCGCCGTCCTGCCGGTGTTCGGCCCGGTCGGGCTGTTCGCCGCGGAGCGGGTCCGGTGCCGCGAGACGCTGGAGCCGCTGGCCGGGGCGACCGGGCTGCCGCTGTGCGCGCTGCCCGAGCTCGGCGAGGAGGAGTTCGCCGCCGACCCGCAGGCGGGCCTGGCCGTCGTCGAGCGCCTGCTCGAGCCCCGGGACCGGCCGGGCGTCACCGTGGTCTGCAGCCAGGGCGGGGCGATCCCCTCGGTGCTGATGGCCCTCGGCGTGCGCTGGGAGGGCTCCCGGCTGTACCCGCCGGCGGCCAAGGGCAGCGTCTGGGCGCTGGGTGGCCGGACCGGCGCCCTGACCGCCGACTACTACCGCGACCTCGGCCCCGACCCCGACGCCCCCTGACGGCCCCGTCCCGGGTGGCCGTTCCACCACGTCAGCGCGCGGAGAGCGCCTTCGGCAGCCAGGCCGGGCGGCGGGCCTCGTAGGCCTCGATGTCGGCGAGGTGCCGCTCGGTGAGACCGACGTCGTCGAGCCCCTCCAGCAGCCGCCAGCGGGTGTAGTCGTCGGCCTCGAACGGCACCGTCGTGTCGCCGTGGTTGACGGTCTTGGCCTGCAGGTCGACGGTCACCGGAGTGGTCGGGTCGGCCTCGACGGCCGCCCAGAGCGCCTCGACCTGGTCCTGCGGCAGGACGACGGTGAGCAGGCCCGACTTGGTCGAGTTGTTCTTGAAGATGTCGGCGAACCGCGAGCTGATGACCACCCGGAACCCGCCGTCGAGCAGCGCCCAGCAGGCGTGCTCGCGGGAGGAGCCGGTGCCGAAGTCGGGCCCGGCGACGAGGACCGTGGCGTCGGCGTACTGCGGCTGGTTGAGCACGAAGTCGGGCTCGTTGCGCCGCCAGGCGACGAACAGGCCGTCCTCGAACCCGGTGCGGGTGATCCGCTTGAGGTACTCCGCCGGGATGATCTGGTCGGTGTCGACGGCGCTGCGGCGCAGCGGGGCGGCCGTGCCGGTGTGGGTGGTGAAGGGCTGCATCGGACTCAGACTCCAGCCAGCTCGGAGGGCTTCAGGTCGGCGGGGGCGGTCAGCTTCCCGGTGAGCGCGGTGGCGGCGGCGACGGACGGCGAGACCAGGTGGGTGCGCCCGCCCTTGCCCTGCCGGCCCTGGAAGTTGCGGTTGCTGGTCGACGCCGAGCGCTCCCCCGGCTGGAGCTGGTCGGGGTTCATGCCCAGGCACATCGAGCACCCGGCGCCCCGCCACTCGGCGCCGGCCTCGGTGAACACCCGGTCGAGACCCTCGGCCTCGGCCTGCAGCTTGACGCCGACCGACCCCGGGACGACGAGCATCCGGGTGTTGCCGTCGATCCGCTTCCCGCGCAGCAGCTCGGCGGCGATCCGCAGGTCCTCGATGCGGCCGTTGGTGCAGGAGCCGAGGAAGACCGTGTCCACCTCGATCTCGCGCAGCGGTGTGCCGGGCTCGAGGCCCATGTAGGCCAGCGCCTGCTCGGCGGCCCGGCGCTCGTTCTCGTCGGTCATCGCCGCCGGGTCGGGCACGGAGGCCGCGATCGGCAGACCCTGGCCGGGGTTGGTGCCCCAGGTGACGAAGGGGGTGAGCTGGGCGGCGTCGAGGACGACCTCGGTGTCGAAGACCGCGCCCTCGTCGGTGCGCAGGGTGCGCCAGTGCTCGACGGCGGCGTCCCGGTCGGCGCCCTGCGGGGCGTGCGGGCGGCCCTGCAGGAACGCGAACGTCGTCTCGTCGGGGGCGATCAGCCCGGCGCGGGCGCCGGCCTCGATCGACATGTTGCAGATCGTCATCCGGGCCTCCATCGACAGCGCCTCGATGGCGCTGCCGCGGTACTCGATGACGTGGCCCGCGGCGCCGTTGGTGCCGATCTGCGCGATGACGGCGAGGATGACGTCCTTCGCCGACACCCCCTCGGGGAGCTCGCCGTCCACGGTCACGGCCATCTGCTTCGGCCGGTACTGCGGCAGCGTCTGGGTGGCCAGCACGTGCTCGACCTCGCTGGTGCCGATGCCGAACGCCAGCGCGCCGAACGCGCCGTGGGTGGAGGTGTGGCTGTCGCCGCAGACGATGGTCATCCCCGGCTGGGTGAGCCCCAGCTGCGGGCCGATGACGTGCACGATGCCCTGGTCGCGGTCGCCCATGGGGGCCAGCCGGATGCCGAACTCGGCGGCGTTGGTCCGCAGCGCCTCGACCTGGGCACGGCTGACCGGGTCGGCGATGGGCTGGAGGATGTCCAGCGTCGGGACGTTGTGGTCCTCGGTGGCCATGGTCAGGTCGGGACGGCGGACCGTGCGGCCGGCGGCGCGGAGGCCGTCGAAGGCCTGCGGGCTGGTCACCTCGTGGACGAGGTGCAGGTCGATGTAGAGCAGGTCGGGCTCGCCCGCGGCGCTGCGCACGACGTGGGCGTCGTAGACCTTCTCCGCCAGGGTCTTCGGCACGCTGGTCCTCCTGGGTGGTCATCTCACTAGGTGAGATGAGAGTATTGCTGTGTGGGACAACCTAACCCCGTTGCCGTGCTGGACAAAGCGGTGGCCATCCTGCGCGCCGTCGCGCAGGAGCCGGCGTCGCTCGCCGACCTCGTCGCGCGCACCGAGCTGCCGCGTGCCACGGCGCACCGGCTGGCCGTGGCCCTCGAGGGGCACCGGCTGCTGCGGCGCACGCCGGCGGGCACCTGGGCACCGGGCCCCGCGCTGGCCGAGCTCAGCCACGGCAGCGCCGACCTCGCCCGGGTGGCCGGCCGGCACCTCGTGGTGCTGCGCGACGCCAGCGGGGAGAGCGCCCAGTTCTACGTGCGCGAGGGCGGCTCCCGGGTGTGCGTGGCCTCTGCCGAGCGGGCACACGGCCTGCGCGACACCGTGCCGGTCGGGGCGCGGCTGCCCATGACGGCGGGCTCGGCGGCGCACGCGCTGCTGGCCTTCGCCCCCGCCGAGGAGGTCACGCCGCTGCTGCCGAGCGCCAGCTTCACCGCGCGCACGCTGCTCGACGTCCGCCGGCGCGGGTGGGCGCACAGCGTGGCCGAGCGCGAGCCGGGGGTGGCCTCCCTGTCGGCGCCGGTGCGCGACCCGGCCGGTGCGGTGCTCGGCGCGGTGTCCATCTCGGGGCCGGTGGAGCGCCTGGGTCGCCGCCCCTCCCCCGAGGTGGTCGGCGCCGTGCTCGAGGCGGCGTCGGCGATCGCCCGCGCCGCGAGCTGAGGCCTGCAGCGGCGCTCGCGGCAGACCCCGGTGACCATCGGTGGGTGGTAGGCCCGGGAGCCCGTCGCGCCGGGCAGCCCGGTTGCCGATGACCACGACAGCGCACCCGAGAGGAGCGCCGCCGCGAGCGGTCGCGCGGTCAGACCTGGCCGAACAGGTCGGCGACCGGCAGTCGCAGGCCCGGCAGCACGTCGCCGCCGTCGAGCTCCTCCCTCTCACCGACGTGCGTGACGGCGCCACCGGGGGCGTACACCGCAACCAGGCGTTGACGTGGGTAGACGACCCAGACGAGCACCACTCCGGCGGTCAGCCACGCGAGGGCCTTCTCGGTCACCTCGGTGGCGCGGTCGGACGGACTGACCACCTCCACGACGAGGTCAGGGGCCAGCTCGAGGAGACCATCCAGCTCGTCCTCGTCGGAGGGCAGCCGGTGCGCGGCGATGAAGGACACGTCGGGCGCCCGGACCGTGTCGGGCTGGCGGGTCAGCCGGAAACCCGTCCCTGCTCCGGCGACGGCGCCCAGCTCGTGGCTCTCGACGGACTCGTCGAGTCGCCGGGCGGTGCGCGCGGCCACCCGGCCGTGCCGGAAGCCGGCCGGCGCCTTCTCCCTCAACTCCCCGTCCACCAGTTCGCGGCGCCGGCCGTCGTCCGGCAGGTCCATCAGCTGCTCGGCCGTCATCGGCGCCACCGCAGCAGCGGGCTGTGCGCTCACGACCGCACCCTACGGCGGCACAGGTCGACGAGGTCGGCCAGCGATCGCCGGCCGACCTGACCACGCTCCTGCGGCAGCTCACCGCCACCGGCTGGCTGCGGCCGACGTCGCGTGGCGCCTACGCCGTCCCCGCCGGGCGGGTCGTGCCGAGCGGGTCGTGCCGCTGCACGTCGTCCTCGCGGTGGCGAGCGGCTGACGGCCCCCGCCCGACCGGAGGGTTACGGAGCGGCCGGCCCCGGCGGACACTGCCCGCATGACCGCCACCGAGCCGCTGCACCGCGGACGCGCCCGCATCGCCGAGCCGGGCGAGGGCATCGGCCTCGACGAGCTGGCGCTGGCCACCCGCAACCACGGGATGCCGCTGGAGGCGCTGCGCTACGACGTCACGCCGCCGGGCCTGCACTACGTGCTCACCCACTACGACATCCCCGCCGTCGACCCGGGCACCTGGTCGCTGGAGGTCGGCGGCGCGGTCGCGCGGCCGCTGCGGCTGGACCTCGAGGACCTGCGCCGCCGGCCGGCCGTGACCGCGCGGGTCCTGCTCGAGTGTGCCGGCAACGGCCGCGCCCGTCTCGAGCCCCGGCCGGTCAGCCAGCCGTGGCTGCTGGAGGCCGTGGGCACCGCCGAGTGGACCGGCACACCGCTGGCCCCGCTGCTCGAGGAGGCCGGCGTCTCCCCCGGGGCGGTCGACGTCGCCTTCACCGGCGCCGACCACGGGGTCGAGCGCGGCGTGGAGCAGGACTACGCCCGCGGCCTGCCGCTGGCCGAGGCGGTGCGGCCCGACGTCCTGCTGGTCTGGGGCATGAACGGGATGCCGCTGCCCCCGCAGCACGGTGCTCCGGTGCGGCTGCTCGTGCCCGGCTGGTACGGGATGGCGCACGTCAAGTGGCTGACCCGCATCGAGGTCCTCGAGACGGCGTTCACCGGCTTCCAGAACGCGGTGGCCTACCGGGTGCGGACCGGTGGCGACGACGACGGCGCCCCGGTCACCCGCATCGCCCCGCGGGCGCTGCTGGCCCCGCCCGGCTGGCCGGACTTCATGACCCGCGAGCGGTTCGTGCCCGCCGGGCCGGTGACGCTGACCGGACGGGCGTGGTCCGGCCGCGCCCCGGTGACCGGCGTCGAGGTCAGCGCCGACGGCGGGAGCACGTGGACGCCGGCCGACCTGGCCCCCGCCGACCCCGCGCACCCGCACGCCTGGCGGGCGTGGGCCTGCACGTGGGACGCCGCGCCGGGCCCGCACGAGCTGGTCGTGCGGGCCGCGGACGCGGAGGGGTCCCAGCCCACCGAGGCGCCCTGGAACCGCCAGGGCATGGCGAACAACCTCGTGCAGCGGGTGCCGGTGACGGTCCTGGACCAGCCCTCCGGGCAGTGACCCCCGGTCCTAGTGGCCCTTGGTCAGGGAGGTGCCGCTGCCGTCGTCCTCGGGGTCCTGCCGGTCCGGCGGGGCCTCGACGACGATCGGGCGCAGCCGTACCCACAGCACGAACGCCGCGGCGAAGACCAGCATGGCCAGCCCGGCCCACAGGTTGGCGTTGACGTCGCCGGTCCGTTCCCGGTCGGCCGCGGTGTCGCTGAACAGCCCCAGGAGGACCAGCACGACGCCGTAGAAGCCGATCAGCGCGGCGATGACGTTGCGGACGTCGAAGGCGCCGGCCGACTGCTTGGCCGGTGTGGCGCGGTTGCTGCTGCTCATGACCGGGCTCCTGACGTCAGCGGAAGATCACGTTGAGGACGATGACCATGACCAGCGCGATGCCGGCCAGCTTGGTCGGTGACTGGTACCAGGGCAGCCGGTGGGCGTCGGGGTCGGTCCGCTGCTCCTTCGGCGTCTCGGAGTAGACCAGGCCGGCGAGCTGGGCGACCGGCTTGGGCGCGGTGACCTGGCTGACCACGACGCTGACCACGATGTCGACGAGGAAGGCGGCGCTCGCGGCGACGAAGCTCGCGCCCTGGCCGCCGATCGGGAGCACGCCCAGCGACGCCGTCCCGAACGCGTCCTCGCTGAGGAAGGCGACGGCGACCGCGGCGAGCGTCCCGGACACCAGGCCCATCCAGCCGGCGGTCGGCGTCATCCGCTTCCAGAACATGCCGAGGATGAAGGTGGCGAACAGCGGGGCGTTGAAGAAGCCGAACAGCGTCTGCAGGTAGTCCATCAGGTTCGTGTAACCGGAGGCGATGATCGCCGTCCCGATGGCGGCCACGGTGGCGCCGACGGTCGCCCACCGGCCGACGGCGAGGTAGTACCCGTCGGGCCGGTCCTTCTTCACGTACTGCTGCCACAGGTCGTAGCTGAAGACGGTGTTGAAGGCGGAGATGTTGGCCGCCATGCCGGCCATGAACGCCGCCAGCAGGCCGGCGAGGGCGACGCCGAGCAGGCCGTTGGGCAGGGTGTCGCGGATGAGCAGCAGGATCGAGTTGTTGTAGTCGAAGTCCGTGGCCGACGCCGCCCTGGCCTCGACCACCTCCGGGACCAGGACGGTGGCGATGATGCCCGGGATCACGACGATGAACGGGACGAACATCTTCGGGAAGGCGCCGATGATCGGCGTGCTCCGGGCGGCGGACATCGACTTGGTCGCCATCGCGCGCTGGACCTCGACGAAGTTCGTCGTCCAGTAGCCGAAGGACAGCACGAAGCCGAGGCCGAAGACGATGCCGATCACCGACAGGACGGGGCTGCCGATGCCGGACAGGTCCGTGGCCGGCCACGAGGTGAGCTCCTCGCCGCGGCCGGAGTCGGTGACCCTGTCCACGAGCCCGCCGACGCCACCGACCCGGTTCAGGCCGATGAGCGTCAGCGGCAGCAGCGCGGCCACGATGACGAAGAACTGCAGCACCTCGTTGTAGATGGCCGCCGACAGCCCGCCGAGGGTGATGTAGCTGAGCACCACGGCCGCCGCGACGATCAGGGACAGCCACAGCGGCCAGCCCAGCAGCGCCTCGACGATGGTGGCCAGCAGGAACAGGTTGATGCCGGCGATGAGGATCTGCGCGACGGCGAAGCTGAGGGCGTTGACCAGGTGGGCGCCGGTGCCGAACCGGCGGCGCATGAACTCCGGGACGCTGCGGACCTTCGACCCGTAGTAGAAGGGCATCATCACCACGCCCAGGAACAGCAT
This region of Geodermatophilus bullaregiensis genomic DNA includes:
- a CDS encoding NUDIX hydrolase, which translates into the protein MPAERTRGVVAAAGGAVWRTAPDGGLETVLVHRERYDDWSLPKGKLDAGENALAAAVREVREETGLDVVAGRRSVRTRYAVAEGAKHVDYWLMQAVGSEEPFAANAEVDELRWLPVADAAELATHEHDRTVLADLARTDVPRAPTLLLVRHAKAGSRSDWDGPDDERPLDAQGRRQAQQLAAVLPVFGPVGLFAAERVRCRETLEPLAGATGLPLCALPELGEEEFAADPQAGLAVVERLLEPRDRPGVTVVCSQGGAIPSVLMALGVRWEGSRLYPPAAKGSVWALGGRTGALTADYYRDLGPDPDAP
- the leuD gene encoding 3-isopropylmalate dehydratase small subunit yields the protein MQPFTTHTGTAAPLRRSAVDTDQIIPAEYLKRITRTGFEDGLFVAWRRNEPDFVLNQPQYADATVLVAGPDFGTGSSREHACWALLDGGFRVVISSRFADIFKNNSTKSGLLTVVLPQDQVEALWAAVEADPTTPVTVDLQAKTVNHGDTTVPFEADDYTRWRLLEGLDDVGLTERHLADIEAYEARRPAWLPKALSAR
- the leuC gene encoding 3-isopropylmalate dehydratase large subunit; translated protein: MPKTLAEKVYDAHVVRSAAGEPDLLYIDLHLVHEVTSPQAFDGLRAAGRTVRRPDLTMATEDHNVPTLDILQPIADPVSRAQVEALRTNAAEFGIRLAPMGDRDQGIVHVIGPQLGLTQPGMTIVCGDSHTSTHGAFGALAFGIGTSEVEHVLATQTLPQYRPKQMAVTVDGELPEGVSAKDVILAVIAQIGTNGAAGHVIEYRGSAIEALSMEARMTICNMSIEAGARAGLIAPDETTFAFLQGRPHAPQGADRDAAVEHWRTLRTDEGAVFDTEVVLDAAQLTPFVTWGTNPGQGLPIAASVPDPAAMTDENERRAAEQALAYMGLEPGTPLREIEVDTVFLGSCTNGRIEDLRIAAELLRGKRIDGNTRMLVVPGSVGVKLQAEAEGLDRVFTEAGAEWRGAGCSMCLGMNPDQLQPGERSASTSNRNFQGRQGKGGRTHLVSPSVAAATALTGKLTAPADLKPSELAGV
- a CDS encoding IclR family transcriptional regulator translates to MLDKAVAILRAVAQEPASLADLVARTELPRATAHRLAVALEGHRLLRRTPAGTWAPGPALAELSHGSADLARVAGRHLVVLRDASGESAQFYVREGGSRVCVASAERAHGLRDTVPVGARLPMTAGSAAHALLAFAPAEEVTPLLPSASFTARTLLDVRRRGWAHSVAEREPGVASLSAPVRDPAGAVLGAVSISGPVERLGRRPSPEVVGAVLEAASAIARAAS
- a CDS encoding Uma2 family endonuclease, whose protein sequence is MSAQPAAAVAPMTAEQLMDLPDDGRRRELVDGELREKAPAGFRHGRVAARTARRLDESVESHELGAVAGAGTGFRLTRQPDTVRAPDVSFIAAHRLPSDEDELDGLLELAPDLVVEVVSPSDRATEVTEKALAWLTAGVVLVWVVYPRQRLVAVYAPGGAVTHVGEREELDGGDVLPGLRLPVADLFGQV
- a CDS encoding sulfite oxidase, encoding MTATEPLHRGRARIAEPGEGIGLDELALATRNHGMPLEALRYDVTPPGLHYVLTHYDIPAVDPGTWSLEVGGAVARPLRLDLEDLRRRPAVTARVLLECAGNGRARLEPRPVSQPWLLEAVGTAEWTGTPLAPLLEEAGVSPGAVDVAFTGADHGVERGVEQDYARGLPLAEAVRPDVLLVWGMNGMPLPPQHGAPVRLLVPGWYGMAHVKWLTRIEVLETAFTGFQNAVAYRVRTGGDDDGAPVTRIAPRALLAPPGWPDFMTRERFVPAGPVTLTGRAWSGRAPVTGVEVSADGGSTWTPADLAPADPAHPHAWRAWACTWDAAPGPHELVVRAADAEGSQPTEAPWNRQGMANNLVQRVPVTVLDQPSGQ
- a CDS encoding sodium:solute symporter family protein, with translation MDDLRLDASFVDYLLVAAYFAVVLLIGAAARRRVSDSLDFFLSGRSLPAWVTGLAFISANLGAVEIVGMSANGAQYGMSTMHYFWIGAVPAMLFLGVVMMPFYYGSKVRSVPEFMRRRFGTGAHLVNALSFAVAQILIAGINLFLLATIVEALLGWPLWLSLIVAAAVVLSYITLGGLSAAIYNEVLQFFVIVAALLPLTLIGLNRVGGVGGLVDRVTDSGRGEELTSWPATDLSGIGSPVLSVIGIVFGLGFVLSFGYWTTNFVEVQRAMATKSMSAARSTPIIGAFPKMFVPFIVVIPGIIATVLVPEVVEARAASATDFDYNNSILLLIRDTLPNGLLGVALAGLLAAFMAGMAANISAFNTVFSYDLWQQYVKKDRPDGYYLAVGRWATVGATVAAIGTAIIASGYTNLMDYLQTLFGFFNAPLFATFILGMFWKRMTPTAGWMGLVSGTLAAVAVAFLSEDAFGTASLGVLPIGGQGASFVAASAAFLVDIVVSVVVSQVTAPKPVAQLAGLVYSETPKEQRTDPDAHRLPWYQSPTKLAGIALVMVIVLNVIFR